CAGGTCGATGACCTTGATGCCGGTCTCCAGCATCTCGGTCTTCGGCTCCAGGTCCGCGAAGGCCGGGGCCTTGCGGTGGATGCCCCACCGGTCGTCCGCCTGGATGGTCTCACCCTCGGTGAGGTTCAGGCACTCGCCGATCGCGTTGAACACGTGGCCCTTGACCGCGTCGCCCACCGGAACGGTGATCGGCTCGCCGCGGTCACGCACCTCCGCACCGCGGACCAGGCCGTCGGTCGGCTGCATCGAGATGGCGCGGACCAGGTTGTCACCCAGGTGCTGGGCGACCTCCAGGGTCAGCGTCTTCTCGCCGCCGGAGAGCGTCACGTCCACGTTCAGGGCGTTGAACAGGGCCGGCATGGCGTCGCGCGGGAACTCGGCGTCGACGACCGGGCCGATGACCCGGACCACGCGACCCGTGGCCGTCTTGGTCTCTACTGGGGCAGTCATCACACTTCACTTCCCGACGCGGCCAGCGCGTTCGCGCCGCCGACGATCTCGCTGATCTCCTGGGTGATCCCGGCCTGGCGGGCCGAGTTCATCTCACGCGTGTACTTCTCGATCATCTCTTCGGCGTTGTCGGTGGCGCTCTTCATCGCCCGCCGCCGGGACGCCGACTCGCTCGCCGCCGACTCGATCAACGCCGCGTAGATCCGCGTGTTGATGTACTTCGGCAGCAGCGCGTCGAGCAGCGCCTCCGCCTCCGGCTCGAACTCGTACGCCGGCAGCAGCCCCTCGGAGCGCGGCCGGTCCTCGACCTGCATCGGACCGATGATCTTGGCGACCGGCGTCTGGGTCATCAGGGAGTGGAACTCGGTGTAGACGATGTGCAGCTCGTCGATACCGACGATCCCGTCCGCCCCGGCGTGCCCCTCCGCGTCGTCCGCGCCGGCCGAGAACGCCTTGATCAGCGTCTCGCCCACCTCGCGGGCGTCGGCGAAGGACGGCTGCTCCGAGAAGCCCGTCCAGTTCGCCGCCATGTCGCGGTTACGGAACCGGTAGAACCCGACGCCCTTGCGCCCGATGACGTAGAGCACCGGCTCCTTGCCGTCGGCCTTGAGCCGGGCGATCAGCGACTCCGCGGTCCTGATCGCGTTGGAGCTGTAACCGCCGGCCAGGCCCCGGTCACTGGTGACCAGCAGGACGCCCGCCCGCCGCACCCGCTCACGCGGGGTGAGCAGCGGGTGGTCGATCCGCGCGTTGGACGCCAGCGCCGTGAGCACGCCGGTGATGGCGTTGGCGTACGGCAGCGAGGCCTCCACCCGGGCCTGGGCCTTGGCGATCCGGCTCGTCGCCACGAGCTCCATCGCCTTGGTGATCTTCTTCATCCCCTTCGCCGAGCGGATCCGCTGGCGAAGAACGCGAACCTGGGCCGCCATGGATCAGCTCTCGGCCGGGCGGTCGGTCGAGCCGTCCCGGAAGCGGGTCACCGTCTCGCGGTTCTCCTCGCCCTCGAGCGGCTTGGCCGGCGCCTCGTTGACCCGGTGCTCGTCCTCCTTACCCAGGAAGACCTGCTTGAACTCGGTGATGGCCGAGTCGAGCGAGCCGATGATGTCGTCGTCCCACTTGTTGTCGGCGATGCCGGCGAGGACACCCTCGTGCTTGTGCCGCAGGTACTGCAGGAACTCCGACTCGAAGCGGCGGACCTCGCCGACCGGGATGTCGTCCAGCTTGCCCTCGACGCCGGCCCAGACCGAGACGACCTGCTCCTGCACCGGGTACGGCGAGTAGTTCGGCTGCTTGAGCAGCTCGACCAGGCGGGCACCGCGCTCCAGCTGGGCGCGGGAGGCCTTGTCCAGGTCGGAGGCGAAGGCGGCGAACGCCTCCAGCTCGCGGTACTGGGCCAGGTTCAGCCGCAGCGAACCGGCGACCTTGCGCATCGGCTTGACCTGCGCCGCGCCACCGACCCGGGAGACCGAGGTGCCGACGTTGATGGCCGGCCGGACGCCCTGGTTGAACAGGTCGGTCTCGAGGAAGATCTGACCGTCGGTGATCGAGATGACGTTGGTCGGGATGAAGGCCGAGATGTCGTTGGCCTTCGTCTCGATGATCGGCAGACCGGTCATCGAGCCGCCGCCCAGCTCGTCGGAGAGCTTCGCGCAGCGCTCCAGCAGGCGGGAGTGCAGGTAGAAGACGTCACCCGGGTAGGCCTCACGGCCCGGCGGGCGACGCAGCAGCAGGGACACGGCGCGGTACGCCTCGGCCTGCTTGCTCAGGTCGTCGAAGATGATCAGGACGTGCTTGCCGCCGTACATCCAGTGCTGGCCGATGGAGGAGCCGGTGTAGGGGGCGAGGTACTTGAAGCCCGCCGGGTCCGACGCCGGGGAGGCCACGATGGTGGTGTACTCCATCGCGCCCGCCTCTTCCAGGATGCCCTTGATCGAGGCGATCGTGGAGGCCTTCTGGCCGATGGCGACGTAGATGCAGCGGACCTGCTTCTTCGGGTCGCCGGAGCGCCAGTTGTCGCGCTGGTTGAGCACCGCGTCCAGGGCGACCGTGGTCTTGCCGGTCTTCCGGTCGCCGATGATCAGCTGACGCTGGCCCCGGCCGATCGGGGTCATCGCGTCGACGGCCTTGATGCCGGTCTGCAGCGGCTCGGACACCGACTGCCGGGCCATCACGTTCGGGGCCTGGAGCTCCAGCTCGCGGAAGCCCTCGTTCGGGATGTCGCCGAGCCCGTCGATCGGCTGGCCGAGCGCGTTGACCACGCGGCCGAGGAAGGCGTCGCCGACCGGCACCGAGAGCACCCGGCCGGTGCGCTTGACGCGCTGCCCCTCCTCCAGCTTCGCGGAGTCACCGAGAACGACGACACCGATCTCCCGGACGTCGAGGTTCAGCGCCACGCCGAGCGTGCCGTCCTCGAACTCCAGGAGCTCGTTGGTCATGGTCGAGGGCAGGCCCTCGACGTGGGCGATGCCGTCACCGGTGTCGGCGACGGTGCCGACCTCCTCACGGGAGACGTCGGTCGAGTAGGAGGAGACGTAGCGCTCCAGGGCGCCGCGGATCTCCTCCGTCGAGATGGTCAGCTCGGCCATCCTCTGCTTCCTTAAAAAATCAGGGGCCCGGGATACCTAGTACCGACCGGTCCGATGGCGTCGAATCAGGGCTGTGGAGGCGCTGGTCAGCGCTTCGCGAGCGCGTTGCGGGTCTCGTTGAGGCGGCGCAGGACGGTGCCGTCGTACAGGTCGGAACCGACCCGCACACTCACCCCACCGAGCACCTCGGGGTCGACCGTCTGCTTGACGGAGACCTCCCGACCGTACATCTCGGAGAGGCGGGCACCGAGGCGTCGCTCCTCGGCGTCACTCAGCGGGGCCGCCACGGTCACGTACGCGACCTGCCGGTCCCGCCGGTCGGCGGCCAGCTCGACCAGCCGGGTGAGCGCCCCGCTGAAGGAGCGTCCCCCGAATCCGGCCAGCGCGGCCCCGACGAGAGAGCCGGTGATCGGCCGGGCCTTGCCGGCGAGCAGCTGGTCGACCAGGGTGGCCCGCTGCCCGGCCGGGGCCATCGGGTCCGACAGCGCCTGCGACAGCGCCGGGGAACCGGAGACGACCTGCCCGAAGCGGAACAGCTCGTCCTCGACCTCGCCCAGCTCGCCGGCGGAGTCGGCGCTCGCCAGCAGCGCCTCGACGCCCAGCCGCTCGGTGGCCTCGAGCAGTTCCGAGGGTGCCGACCAGCGACCGGAGACGAGCGAGGCGACCAGGTCGAGCGCGTCCGCGCCGATCTTGCCGCGCAGCATCCCGCCGAGCAGCCCGGCCCGGTCCGCGCCGGACCGCGCCGGGTCGGACAGCGCCCGGCGCAGCCGCGGCTCCCGCCGCAGCAGGGCGGCGACGGAGAGGATGTCGTCGGCGGTGGAGGCCACCGCCGACGGCTCCGCGCCGCGGACGTACGCGTCGAGGCGCTCGGCCGCGACCTTGTACGACTCCCGGCTGGCGGCCTGCATCAGCGGGCCCCCGTGCTCTCGAGACCGCTCAGGAACCGGTCCACGGTGCCCTTGCGACGCGCCTCGTCGGCGAGCGACTCACCGACGATCTTGCTGGCCAGGTCCACCGCGATGGTGCCGACCTCGGTGCGCAGCTCGCGCACGATGGTGGCCCGCTCGGCGGCGAGCTGCTCCTTGCCGGCCGCGATGATCCGGTCGGACTCCTCCCGCGCCTTGGCGAGGATGTCCTGCCGGATGCCCTCGGCGTCGGCCCGGGCGTCGTCCCGGATCCGGGCGGCGTCGGTCCGCGCCTCGGCGAGCTGGGCCCGGTACTGCTCGAGCAGCTGGTTCGCCTCGGCCTGGGCGGCCTCGGCGCGCTTGATGCCGCCCTCGATCGCGTCGACCCGGGCCTGGAACGTCTGCTCCATGCGCGGGAAGACGAACTTCATCAGCACGAAGCAGAGCACGATGAAGGCGATGCCACCGACCACGATCTCCTGCCAGGCAGGGATGATCGGGTTGTGGGGGGTCGCTTCACCACCCTCGGCGGCGAGGAGGAAGTACATGGGAAAACCTCCCGGTCAGAGGGGCTGGATCAGAGAGTGCCCTGCCAGATGAAGCCGAAGGCGATGCCCAGCAGCGCCAGCGCCTCGATGACGGCGAAGCCGATCCAGACGTACGGGAGGGTCATCCGGGACGACTCCGGCTGGCGGGCCGTCGACTGGATGTAGGCCGAGAAGACCAGGCCCACGCCGATGCCCGGGCCGATCGCGGCCAGGCCGTAACCGATGGCAGCGGTGCTGCCCGATACCTCGGCAAGGATGCTCATTGCGGTTCCTCCTGGTTATCACGCGTGACGGTCACGCGGGACGACAACGGTTGGTGCGAAAGAGTGGATCAGTGCTCGTCGGCGAGCGCGCCCTGCACGTAGCTGGCACTCAGCACCGTGAAGACGTACGCCTGCAGACAGATCACCAGGAACTCGAGGAAGGTCAGCGCGATCGTCATCGCCCAGGACAGCACCGAGACCGGTGCCAGCCAGGCGTTGGCGCTGATCATGGCGAACCCGCCGAGCGTGAAGACCAGCAGGAGCATGTGGCCGGCGAACATGTTCGCGAAGAGACGGACGGCCAGCGAGAACGGCCGGACGATGAAGGTCGAGAAGAGCTCGATCGGGATCAGCAGCGGCAGGATGAACCAGGGCGCCGGCGGGACCAGCGAGTTCTTGAAGTACTTCACGAACCCGTGGTGCCGGATGCCGATCCAGTTGAACATCACGTAGCTGATCACGGCGAGGAACGCCGGGAAGGCGATGTGCGAGTTCGGCGAGATCTGGAAGAACGGGATGATCGCGAACGCGTTGGTCAGCAGGATGAAGCAGAAGAGCGTGGTGAAGTACGGCGCGAACCGCACCCCCGCGTGCCCGATCATGTCGACGGCGATGTTGTTCCGCACGAAGCCGTAGATCGACTCGGCGAACCACTGCTTCTTCGTCGGCACCAGCTGCGGCTTCCGGTAGCTGACCAGGAAGAAGATGATCAGCACGCCGACGGCGATCCAGACCATCGCGGTGATCTTGGTGAACCAGTACGAGTCGTGGGCACCCCAGGGCAGGATGCTGGGCAGGTAGAAGTCCTCCACGCTCGGTGGGAATTCCGCCTGGCCCTGAGCCAGGACATTGGCCTGTCCGAACACCGCGTCCCTTCCTACGTAGGCGTGCCGAGTCGGCGGACGACCAGGATGATCCCCCCGGCCATGCCGAGCACGACGCCGATCCCGGTGGCGATGCCGCCGGAGTCGAGCCACTGGTCGACCAGCCAGCCGATGAAACCCCAGACGAGCATGCCCCCGAT
The Micromonospora sp. R77 DNA segment above includes these coding regions:
- a CDS encoding F0F1 ATP synthase subunit gamma — encoded protein: MAAQVRVLRQRIRSAKGMKKITKAMELVATSRIAKAQARVEASLPYANAITGVLTALASNARIDHPLLTPRERVRRAGVLLVTSDRGLAGGYSSNAIRTAESLIARLKADGKEPVLYVIGRKGVGFYRFRNRDMAANWTGFSEQPSFADAREVGETLIKAFSAGADDAEGHAGADGIVGIDELHIVYTEFHSLMTQTPVAKIIGPMQVEDRPRSEGLLPAYEFEPEAEALLDALLPKYINTRIYAALIESAASESASRRRAMKSATDNAEEMIEKYTREMNSARQAGITQEISEIVGGANALAASGSEV
- the atpA gene encoding F0F1 ATP synthase subunit alpha, encoding MAELTISTEEIRGALERYVSSYSTDVSREEVGTVADTGDGIAHVEGLPSTMTNELLEFEDGTLGVALNLDVREIGVVVLGDSAKLEEGQRVKRTGRVLSVPVGDAFLGRVVNALGQPIDGLGDIPNEGFRELELQAPNVMARQSVSEPLQTGIKAVDAMTPIGRGQRQLIIGDRKTGKTTVALDAVLNQRDNWRSGDPKKQVRCIYVAIGQKASTIASIKGILEEAGAMEYTTIVASPASDPAGFKYLAPYTGSSIGQHWMYGGKHVLIIFDDLSKQAEAYRAVSLLLRRPPGREAYPGDVFYLHSRLLERCAKLSDELGGGSMTGLPIIETKANDISAFIPTNVISITDGQIFLETDLFNQGVRPAINVGTSVSRVGGAAQVKPMRKVAGSLRLNLAQYRELEAFAAFASDLDKASRAQLERGARLVELLKQPNYSPYPVQEQVVSVWAGVEGKLDDIPVGEVRRFESEFLQYLRHKHEGVLAGIADNKWDDDIIGSLDSAITEFKQVFLGKEDEHRVNEAPAKPLEGEENRETVTRFRDGSTDRPAES
- a CDS encoding F0F1 ATP synthase subunit delta codes for the protein MQAASRESYKVAAERLDAYVRGAEPSAVASTADDILSVAALLRREPRLRRALSDPARSGADRAGLLGGMLRGKIGADALDLVASLVSGRWSAPSELLEATERLGVEALLASADSAGELGEVEDELFRFGQVVSGSPALSQALSDPMAPAGQRATLVDQLLAGKARPITGSLVGAALAGFGGRSFSGALTRLVELAADRRDRQVAYVTVAAPLSDAEERRLGARLSEMYGREVSVKQTVDPEVLGGVSVRVGSDLYDGTVLRRLNETRNALAKR
- a CDS encoding F0F1 ATP synthase subunit B produces the protein MYFLLAAEGGEATPHNPIIPAWQEIVVGGIAFIVLCFVLMKFVFPRMEQTFQARVDAIEGGIKRAEAAQAEANQLLEQYRAQLAEARTDAARIRDDARADAEGIRQDILAKAREESDRIIAAGKEQLAAERATIVRELRTEVGTIAVDLASKIVGESLADEARRKGTVDRFLSGLESTGAR
- a CDS encoding ATP synthase F0 subunit C, with translation MSILAEVSGSTAAIGYGLAAIGPGIGVGLVFSAYIQSTARQPESSRMTLPYVWIGFAVIEALALLGIAFGFIWQGTL
- the atpB gene encoding F0F1 ATP synthase subunit A yields the protein MFGQANVLAQGQAEFPPSVEDFYLPSILPWGAHDSYWFTKITAMVWIAVGVLIIFFLVSYRKPQLVPTKKQWFAESIYGFVRNNIAVDMIGHAGVRFAPYFTTLFCFILLTNAFAIIPFFQISPNSHIAFPAFLAVISYVMFNWIGIRHHGFVKYFKNSLVPPAPWFILPLLIPIELFSTFIVRPFSLAVRLFANMFAGHMLLLVFTLGGFAMISANAWLAPVSVLSWAMTIALTFLEFLVICLQAYVFTVLSASYVQGALADEH
- a CDS encoding AtpZ/AtpI family protein yields the protein MAGDQKPPSTGGTGDVPSGAGQGWTALSYLIGGMLVWGFIGWLVDQWLDSGGIATGIGVVLGMAGGIILVVRRLGTPT